A stretch of DNA from Glycine max cultivar Williams 82 chromosome 18, Glycine_max_v4.0, whole genome shotgun sequence:
AATTTGTCACACTTGAAACCCCAGATTTGGTACAACATTTAATTGGGTGCAGAGAGACAGAGAGGCTGTGGGCACAGACTATTGAGGCAAATCAAATTTTTCATACATGattttcatttgcattattTGCTTCAAAGAATAAAGATTAATGCAGTGCTGAAAGCAGAGAGCTATAGACTTCTGTGAGCATAAACATTTGCTTGGTAGGAATAGAGATGTCAGTCAGTTAAGATTGGGACAAACCCTGCAGCTACGGCCATGTACTCGTCTTTTACTTACACCAGGTAAATGCTGAAAGCTatgacttatatatataaaagcaaaCAAAGAATGAGGTTTCGATATCATTGTTTGACTTTTGTTGATTGAGGAAAGTACCAACTTACATAAATTCTCACTTCTGTTTCTCTTTTGGGATgtttaaacttttcaaaattttaagtaCTTAAGAGAATtactttgaaataaaaataaatataatgataatttttaaccgTTAGCATCATCTATTATTCGTAATTTAAACtacattcatttttaatttattattgtcgACCTCAACTGGATTGAAAATGACTCAATTgatgtatttttaataattaaaagatttaatttgaatttttttaatttgaaaatcaaattaacacattttaaataattgagaGACCCAATTAGTAATTaagtctatatttttttttaagatacttCTTGTCCAAGCGACCATGACGGGTGGCTGCCATCTCTATGGAGTTTGGAAGTGGCCTAACCATTGGGGTAGATCTTATCCATCATTTACTCATTTACATGTGATCTCACAACATGTCCTTAATTAGCgataaaattcattttgttaTCATAAAGATTTCTTATCATCatgcatatattatttgtttttttttattctctctcaTTTAAAACTAAAGTTAATATAAAATACTACTTAATATTAGTGAtggatcaataaaaataaataaataaattttataattaataaaaaagtaatatcaaattaaattatttataaaaatttagtaaATAGTTCTATATCttaaaaaacctaaaaatttaaactttaaataaaattatgatattctaattagtttgtaaaaaaaatattttaaagtttactttaaatttaaatattcaccCGAGCTGCTCAGAATATCTCTGTTAACATAATTAGGCATTTTTTAGGCTTTCGAATTCAGTGTATCTAGATTTTCAATGATTATAAATTGCTGAAAAATGCAGCTTCTTCAAACGGTCACTGACAATTAAATGCAAGAAAAACTAGCTACATTATGCATAGTTGAAATAAAtgggaagaaaaaggaaattaattatatactacGTATATTCTGGTATACAACTATACACAAGCATGTGGACGCAAACCtttattatttctcttttccATCACCATCAGTATATTGTTATTGTATATCCAAGGATGTCTTGCAGTAGCTGACTCTTTGAAATCTTGCCCTTAACTTTTTGAAGGAGATAGTGAACTGAAAAGAGCTGTATTCAAAACTGATACAGGGATACCAGCCTCTTAACTCATGCATGTGTCGATCCCAAATTAACTGGGATGGGttaaattttagaaatcaaatttaattagtgtattattttttaatttcctacatatttctttcttctctaatcacctttcttttatttccatCAACTTTATTTCTCTTCTCAACCAAATAAAATGTTGTTAATGTTTAACCAGACACGCGTTACATTTGAGGGAGGAAAATGACAACAAAGAAATTGATGacaaatgtgaaaaataataaaaagtaagaaaatataatattaataatgctTTTTTTAGCTGTTTGAAAAGGAAAAGGTAAACATCCAAAATTCCCATGCAACACTTGGGAAAGAAgagtaaaaaatatagatatgataaaaaaaaatatgttaaaataataaaatattaatgtatCATTAATTGTTTGAAAAGTCACCcgtcttttgttttttattttattttattagattgTCTCAAGTGTGGgagaaatgtaaaaaaaataaaatttatagcaCATTTATAAACCATCCAATTTGGGCAGCATATTACAACTGGGGGACATCTCCATTCAACTGTTTTCACGTGGAAAGGGAACTCTGGCGAAGGAATCGAGGAGCAATGTGGGGCTTCACAAATCACACTTTAGTACTCACTCATCTATATGTCTCTGTTTCTGCATTTCAATTCAACTGATAGATCTACCTCATGGGATCACCATATTTGATTTATATATCTGTCTACCTCTTCTTTAATCTCAATCAAATGAGACGGGCAACATCCATGTGCCACCGCCATATAATCATAAAATCAATAGTGCAACAAGTCTTCAAACAAGTGCCTAAGACAATATCTGGCTTGGCAATTACAAACAAAATGGATCAGATTAAACATATTATTCAGAGATAGATCAgcattactaattttttttaagagttacactaacaaatgtaaaaattattttataaattacaaatcaTAATATGTATAACTTTTAAATAGCTTTTATATAAGTCaataaacatattatatatgtcaatttctaataaaatgactgtaaaacttttttaaatcTTTCCATAGTTGGTGTAAGGacgttttttctcttttaattgaaagctaccttttaatttgacaaaaaaaaaatggtttaacaTTACTTCTCAATAATGCCATTTTTTCGGGGGTGTCTCTTAACAGAAGTTTAAAAACTCTACTTTTTTggttacttttttatatattttaaaaaggctCATTCATTTAAATATCAAGAATAATTAAGTAGGACATACGAACAAAATCCAATCCGAAGAAACAAAGCTGGTCTGCTGCGGTAACTtgctcttttctatttttcatttttgtaattttgttcatAGCATGAGGATTGCATCTCTTGGGACTTGGTTTTTGCTCTTCTATTTTTCAGGTTTTGACAATGGGCCATCACGTACGGAACCTCTCCCAATCCGCACCCGCGTGATCCAACTACCCATTCTATCACTttcccaaaaacaaaataagcaaATGTTGAAGGAAGGGTGTTATCTATTTGCAGCTCTCATTTTCTCTTTACACTTCCTCTTTTTggtttgtttaatattttaaaataacttccTCTCTCTCCCCCTTTTCTGCACCCCCTTCCTTTCCATCTCAACAAGGGTGTTCATGACCCTACTCATGTCATTGATTCCATTAGCTTCAAAGAGACTTTTGACGgatttatatttaagaaattagacCTAGTACTTTGGAATGGTTTTGCATTATACTTTGAGCCATTTCCATATGGTCCAatgacattattttaaaatttagttttttaagtATGTTTTTAATATACAACTTAACtgtatatatattaagttaGTCAATCTTAATAATGtaagaaaattaaagtttattctaaaaatacttATAGTTAAATGATTTAAGTTATGACAACACATAATTCAAAAGATAATATGACTTAGATTGTTTATAGGCCAATAAATACATCCACTTATAGAAAATGAGTGGACATTTCATTAATAgagttcataaaaaattaaggattaataattaatacatatgAAAGTTGATGAAGGTCTCATTAACTGGAATGGTATAtggaataaatttatttgtttgtttgaaaagCTATGCAAAATAGAGTTCCTTCTAAACAAATTCTGGTGACAAGGGACATCTTGAGTATGGAACAAGCGGTTTGTAGATCATGTTCGAAGGCAACATAAACATTGAATCATTTGTTCCTAGGGTGTGAAGAAGCAATACAAATTTGGTATTGTTGTCCTCTATAATTCATTACAATTTGGTTGGGTAGGAACAAAGTTGTGTTTCAACAATCAGACTTGGAAGCTACAAAGATTTTTTAATATGCTCAGATCCTATGCTACAGGTGGTTGAGGTTTCATAAAAAGGGATTTATTTATCCGTATTCAACTTGGCTAAGTAATTTGTATCAGTGTATTGCCATCACTAGGAGAAGATCATAAATTAGATCGGTGCATATCCTAATCTTCAAGGATAAAGGGTTTGCTTCATCTTTGAACAGGTGTGCAAGATTGAGGATGTTCTTATAAAGTTTTGTATCActccatgtatttttttttcgttttgttTTGTGGGGTATAGCTTATTCTACAATTGGCTTTATAATATCAGGTGTTGTATTTTTGTCTtgagttaaaaagaaaatacactgaatagaaataaaaaaattgaaagagaatATTAAAGTATAAGTGTGagataaagtatttaaaaatgatatcacACTTTCTAGAcctgtattaaatatattatgaaaaataattttacaaatgtttatgaataaaaaatttgagatatttataaatttttaaatatattttccaaaaattaattttcagaaGGTATTatattttggaattaaatacattctagaaaattatttttcaaggcatctaaaattttataaaaatacttttgtgGAATCAAAGATAGTttttgccaataaaaaaatataaaaaagaaaatatatgaacAAAATGAGTCAAAATATTGTgctatcaaataaaataaagcaaatatattacattaaagtAAAGTAGAAAATATGTGAgactcataaaattttaaaaattctctctttttttattctcaatttGAACTCAACCAAATGACTTAAGAATAATAGCATGTACTGACTTCCCATCCCTTCCCAAAATCCCAATCACCCTTAATAAAAGGGCTAAGGCCATCTCCAACCGTGGTTCTTGAAAAAGGACCTTAACTTTATGATATGATCTTCCTAAAGATTTATTATTGGAGTTGACAATCAAATCTTCACATGGAGATCTGGTTCTTCCACAGGAATCACCAAGATCCGCAAAGTTtcccaattttttttgtctctctgCCCAGTAGAGACCCATGGGAAGCAACTGCCACAAAGGGGAAGAGAGTGTGGGGGGTCGCGTCAAAGGGAGGTAAGGGTGGTGTTGGGTTTCACGGAGGGACCAGATGGTGGGGGTGGGTGGCGTGGCGAAAGGTGAGGGGTGGAGGAGCGCAAGAGAAAGGATGAGAGGGTGAGTGGTGGGGGAACGTCagagagataaaagaaaggACAAGGACGAGTGGTGGAGGGGACACGACTTGGAAGGAAAGTGAAAAGAAGGAGTTTGgacattcaaatttttaaaattagaaaatatacaattaattattttaaaataaattataaataaatattagaaggtgaatgtaaaaaaaaaacctaaaaaaattatttaagattttaaaatgagatttaatatgagtaaaaaaatttaaaaactcctGAAAGTAATATAACACTGTAACTAtagggtaaaaaaaataattgagatcTCCTGTCGAAGATACCTGCGCTACATTTTAACAacctatgtaaaaaaaaaaaatagtaattcttgTTCGATATCACTTTGCCTCAATAAGAAGTACTCCAGTATTTGGTTATGAAAGGGATTAAACTACAATCCCAACCCTTCCCAAAGTGCCGttcactaataataaaagggGCTAAACTACAAATTTTAGCAAATTACATAAGAAAAAATAGCACTATTTATGTCCTTAAATATAAAGGAATTCATATtctttaagaaaattagttattttaagtAATAACATTAAGTTAACAAAaacttaatttgtatttttatgccAAAAGTATTCCCAAAATTATTAGAactcatttattaattaatgtttgcTAGTATCTTCTTCAACGAAcgtaagaggaaaaataattttatcttattaatttataagttttacacttcaaaataataaaaaatagtctaaaaataattaatagaagAAACAACCTCCAAAAAAGTCTTATAtttattctaaataaaatagccacaaaaactattttgattataaaagataataaatatcaaaatatgttaacaatattatattattaacttaattataacAAAGAGACGTGGAAAACAAAATGTTGCTTATACTAGATGATTATGATAACGAAACAGAATAGTCAATCGTCCCTTACGAGAGGAAAAACCTATAAGGCCGTCTACCAACTCAACATATTGCACTGTTTTTCAATGATATCTCTCACAGCAACACAAAGTGTTTATTCCGAATTCACACTAAAATAAACTcgattaagataaaaatttgGAACGGTGTAGCGATGATATCCAAGCTCAGACTCAATTCTTTAAGCCACGGATGCAATGTGGACAATCAAATCAATCACACGGGaactgcaaaaaaataaaaaaaaaacaaacaaaatggtCCTCATTAGTCATTATCAAGTAACAACgaaggataaaaaaaacacatttcctCGTCCTTCTATTCAAGGTTATGAGAACAAGATATAGAGTAGTTACCTGTAACCCCATTCGTTGTCATACCAGGAAACAAGTTTTACAAAGTTGTCATTCAAAGAAATTCCGGCCTTGGCGTCAAATATGCTAGACCTGCACATGAAAGTAACATTCAACATGGCAAGTAATTAGACTAAGAGAAAACCAAAAACTGATAATGATAGTTTATCTTCGAATGTTGCTTCAAAACACAACACATCACCTGTTATCACCAACAAAATCAGTAGACACAACATCATCTTCGGTGTAACCCAAAATACCCTTCAATTTGCCCTCTGATTCCTCCCTGAAAGTTCAACACAGAGTTGTTGggtcaaaaggaaaaaaaaacatgattcaatttGCCAAATGCAAAGATTTTCAAAACCTTAAAACTTACTTGATAGCAGATTTGATTTGCTCATAGGTTGCTGGCTTCTCTAGCCTGACAGTGAGGTCAACAACTGAAACATCTACAGTGGGGACTCGGAAGGACATGCCAGTCAATTTACCATTCAGTGCTGGAAGAACTTTTCCTACAGCCTGTTTATCCCAAATTAAACATTCAACAAAGAACAAAAgctttagaataaaatttacaCCATCCAACTAAAGAAGTatgcataattttaaatataacaaagGCAGCACCTTAGCAGCTCCAGTGCTGCTGGGAATTATATTGAAGGAAGCAGCTCTTCCACCCCTCCAGTCCTTGTTTGATGGACCATCAACAGTCTTCTGAGTAGCTGACTCAtcacaaaaagtatataatgaATACCATATCTTCATCTAAAATTGAAAAGGATAATAGATTAATTCAAGAAGTTATATAGCCAAATGACAAACCTGTGATGGCATGAACAGTGGTCATAAGACCCTCCACAATTCCAAATCGGTCGTTGATAACCTGTacaaaattaagatttaataatttcattaagAAAAATGCAAATTTATAATACAGATGGAAGcagcaataaataaatatatcacaagggtataaatcaaa
This window harbors:
- the LOC100782924 gene encoding Glyceraldehyde-3-phosphate dehydrogenase GAPC2, cytosolic-like, which encodes MASDKKIRIGINGFGRIGRLVARVALQRNDVELVAVNDPFITTDYMTYMFKYDTVHGQWKHFDVKVKDSKTLLFGEKPVTVFGIRNPEEIPWGEVGADYVVESTGVFTDKDKAAAHLKGGAKKVVISAPSKDAPMFVVGVNEKEYKPELDIVSNASCTTNCLAPLAKVINDRFGIVEGLMTTVHAITATQKTVDGPSNKDWRGGRAASFNIIPSSTGAAKAVGKVLPALNGKLTGMSFRVPTVDVSVVDLTVRLEKPATYEQIKSAIKEESEGKLKGILGYTEDDVVSTDFVGDNRSSIFDAKAGISLNDNFVKLVSWYDNEWGYSSRVIDLIVHIASVA